The Streptomyces sp. NBC_00691 genome has a segment encoding these proteins:
- a CDS encoding GntR family transcriptional regulator translates to MRIPAHSVCTAIRDDIVSGVYERGSRLTEDQLARRYGVSRVPVREALRTLESEGFVVSRRHAGAHVAEPTEQEAADLLDMRALLEPLGAARAAQRRTEAHLKVLRGLVRLGQERARRGQGEDLRSLGGWFHETLAQASGSPALTALLTQLRHKIAWMYAVDQPERPVDAWAEHGAIVDAVARGDAERARALTAQHAERSQSLHRLKRPDRSRVRVSQHAVNTASSRN, encoded by the coding sequence ATGCGCATTCCCGCGCACTCGGTATGCACGGCGATCCGGGACGACATCGTCTCCGGCGTCTACGAGCGGGGCAGTCGGCTGACCGAGGACCAGCTGGCCCGCCGGTACGGGGTCTCCCGCGTCCCGGTCCGCGAGGCCCTGCGCACCCTGGAGTCCGAGGGCTTCGTCGTCTCCCGCCGCCACGCCGGGGCGCATGTCGCCGAGCCCACCGAGCAGGAGGCCGCCGATCTGCTGGACATGCGGGCGCTGCTCGAACCGCTGGGGGCTGCCCGCGCCGCCCAGCGGCGCACGGAGGCCCATCTCAAGGTGCTGCGCGGCCTGGTCAGGCTGGGGCAGGAGCGGGCCAGGCGCGGGCAGGGCGAGGACCTGCGATCACTCGGCGGCTGGTTCCACGAGACGCTCGCGCAGGCTTCCGGGAGTCCGGCCCTGACGGCGCTGCTGACCCAGCTGCGGCACAAGATCGCCTGGATGTACGCGGTCGACCAGCCCGAGCGGCCGGTGGACGCCTGGGCCGAGCACGGCGCGATCGTGGACGCCGTGGCGCGCGGTGACGCCGAGCGGGCGCGGGCGCTGACCGCGCAGCACGCAGAGCGCTCGCAGTCGCTGCACCGCCTCAAGAGGCCGGACCGTTCCCGTGTGAGGGTTTCGCAACACGCAGTCAACACGGCGAGTTCCCGGAATTAA
- a CDS encoding HPr family phosphocarrier protein, which translates to MAERRVNVGWAEGLHARPASIFVRAATASGVPVTIAKSDGTPVNAASMLAVLGLGAQGGEEIVLASEADGAEAALDRLAKLVAEGLDELPETV; encoded by the coding sequence ATGGCTGAGCGCCGCGTCAACGTCGGCTGGGCCGAGGGCCTGCACGCCCGCCCCGCGTCCATCTTCGTCCGTGCCGCCACGGCTTCCGGCGTTCCGGTGACGATCGCCAAGTCCGACGGCACCCCGGTGAACGCCGCCTCCATGCTCGCGGTGCTCGGCCTGGGCGCGCAGGGCGGCGAGGAGATCGTCCTCGCTTCGGAGGCCGACGGCGCCGAGGCCGCTCTGGACCGTCTGGCGAAGCTCGTCGCCGAGGGCCTGGACGAGCTTCCCGAGACCGTCTGA